The Corynebacterium confusum genome has a window encoding:
- a CDS encoding ABC-F family ATP-binding cassette domain-containing protein: protein MIVTNDLEVRVGARTLLNAPGQHLRVQPGDRIGLIGRNGAGKTTTMRILSGETEPYGGSVTTSGPIGYLPQDSREGNIEQSARNRVLSARGLDEIQRSMEKQQHIMENTEDDNKRDKAIAKFSRLEERYQALGGYEAAAECAQICDNLGLPQRVLDQQLKTLSGGQRRRVELAQILFSATAGAGKSNTTLLLDEPTNHLDADSITWLRGFLAKHEGGLIMISHDVELLDAVCNKIWFLDAVRAEADVYNMGYKKYLDARATDEARRRRERANAEKKAAALHKQAAKLGAKATKAAAAKQMLARADRMMNELDEVRVSDKFASIKFPEPAPCGKTPMNAKGLTKMYGSLEVFAGVDLAIDKGSRVVVLGTNGAGKTTLLKLLAGVERTDGEGGIVSGHGLRIGYFAQEHDTIDGDKTVWENTIEACPEAGQQDLRGLLGAFMFSGDKLEQPAGTLSGGEKTRLALATLVSSRANVLLLDEPTNNLDPISREQVLDALRTYTGAVVLVTHDPGAVKALEPERVIIMPDGDEDLWSDEYMEIVELA, encoded by the coding sequence GTGATTGTTACCAATGACTTGGAAGTTCGCGTCGGCGCTCGCACTTTGCTCAACGCCCCGGGGCAGCACCTGCGCGTCCAGCCGGGGGACCGCATCGGGCTCATCGGACGCAATGGTGCAGGAAAGACCACCACGATGCGCATTTTGTCGGGGGAGACGGAGCCCTATGGCGGTTCGGTGACCACCTCTGGGCCCATCGGCTACCTGCCGCAGGACTCCCGCGAGGGCAACATCGAGCAGTCCGCCCGCAACCGCGTGCTCTCTGCCCGCGGCCTGGATGAAATCCAGCGTTCCATGGAAAAGCAGCAGCACATCATGGAAAACACCGAGGACGATAACAAGCGCGACAAGGCGATCGCGAAGTTCTCGCGCCTGGAGGAGCGCTACCAGGCGCTGGGCGGCTACGAGGCCGCGGCCGAGTGCGCCCAAATCTGCGACAACCTGGGCCTGCCGCAGCGCGTGCTGGACCAGCAGCTCAAGACCCTGTCGGGCGGCCAGCGCCGCCGCGTGGAGCTGGCTCAGATTCTTTTCTCCGCCACCGCGGGCGCGGGCAAGTCGAACACGACCCTGCTGCTGGACGAGCCCACCAACCACCTGGACGCGGACTCGATTACCTGGTTGCGCGGTTTCCTGGCTAAGCACGAGGGCGGCCTCATCATGATATCCCACGACGTGGAGCTTCTTGATGCCGTCTGCAACAAGATCTGGTTTTTGGACGCGGTCCGCGCGGAGGCCGATGTTTACAACATGGGGTACAAGAAGTACCTCGACGCCCGCGCTACCGACGAGGCCCGCCGGCGTCGCGAGCGCGCCAATGCGGAGAAGAAGGCCGCCGCGCTGCACAAGCAGGCCGCGAAGCTGGGCGCGAAGGCGACGAAGGCCGCGGCCGCGAAGCAGATGCTCGCCCGCGCCGATCGCATGATGAACGAGCTGGACGAGGTGCGCGTGAGCGATAAGTTCGCCAGCATCAAGTTCCCGGAGCCCGCGCCCTGCGGCAAGACCCCGATGAACGCCAAGGGGCTGACCAAGATGTACGGCTCCCTGGAGGTCTTCGCGGGCGTGGACTTGGCCATCGACAAGGGCTCCCGCGTGGTGGTGCTGGGTACCAACGGCGCGGGCAAGACCACCTTGCTCAAGCTGCTCGCCGGGGTGGAGCGCACCGACGGAGAGGGCGGCATCGTCAGCGGCCACGGCCTGCGCATCGGCTACTTCGCCCAGGAGCACGACACCATCGACGGAGATAAGACCGTGTGGGAAAACACCATCGAGGCCTGCCCGGAGGCCGGCCAGCAGGACCTGCGCGGCCTGCTGGGCGCGTTCATGTTCTCCGGTGACAAGCTGGAGCAACCCGCCGGCACGCTCTCGGGCGGTGAGAAGACCCGCCTGGCGCTGGCCACGCTGGTCTCCTCGCGTGCCAACGTCCTGCTACTGGACGAGCCGACCAACAACCTGGACCCGATCTCCCGCGAACAGGTCCTGGACGCGCTGCGCACCTACACCGGCGCCGTCGTCCTCGTGACGCACGACCCGGGCGCGGTCAAGGCCCTCGAACCCGAGCGCGTCATCATCATGCCCGACGGCGACGAGGACCTCTGGTCGGACGAGTACATGGAGATCGTCGAGCTGGCCTAA
- a CDS encoding metal-sulfur cluster assembly factor — MTQPTDPYQNESSSFEGGRERPEQTEEQIAKAYDVAEFLRDVIDPELGINVVDLGLVYEIWMEENEGKEKAVVNMTLTSPACPLTDIIAEQAEQAVVGNKVADQLEINWVWMPPWGPNMITEEGREQLQALGFAV, encoded by the coding sequence ATGACCCAGCCCACTGACCCGTACCAGAACGAGTCTTCGAGCTTCGAAGGGGGCCGCGAGCGCCCCGAGCAGACCGAGGAGCAGATCGCGAAGGCCTACGACGTCGCTGAGTTCCTCCGTGACGTCATCGACCCTGAGCTCGGCATCAACGTCGTCGACCTCGGCTTGGTCTACGAGATCTGGATGGAAGAAAACGAGGGCAAGGAAAAGGCCGTCGTTAACATGACGCTGACCTCTCCGGCGTGCCCGTTGACCGACATCATCGCCGAACAGGCCGAACAGGCGGTCGTGGGCAACAAGGTAGCCGACCAGTTGGAAATCAACTGGGTCTGGATGCCGCCGTGGGGTCCGAACATGATCACCGAGGAGGGGCGCGAACAGCTCCAAGCCCTCGGGTTCGCCGTCTAG